A stretch of DNA from Endozoicomonas sp. 8E:
AAAGACTGATTCCGGGAATCAGCGTGTAATACCTCGGGTTGATGCTTTCAAAGAGTCAATCAGCAACTGGATTTGGGGTTGTCTTTTCATGGATTCAAGCCTGTCCAGTGCCTCATTAGTCCGCAGACCCTGCCGGTAGATCAGCTTGTAACATTGACGCAATTCACGAATCAGTTCTGGACTGTAACCACGACGCCTCATCCCCTCAAAGTTCATGCCATGAGCCTTGGCCGGGTTACCACTGACCATCACGAAGGCAGGAACATCCTTGAAGAGAGCGGTATGAGCAGCACTCATACTGAAATCACCAATAACACAAAACTGATGCACGGTGGTAAACCCTCCCAGGATTACCCCGTCACCAATCCTGACATGACCGGCCAGCGTAGCGTTATTGGCAAGGATAATGTTATTACCAACGATGCAGTCATGGGCTACATGAACATAGGCCATCAACAGGTTGTTGCTGCCAATCCGGGTAATCGAATTATCCTGGGTAGTCCCCCGATGAATAGTACAACCTTCACGGATCACATTATTGTCACCAATTTCCAGCCAGGTCGTCTCGCCTGCGTACTTCAGATCCTGACAATCTTCACCAACACTGGCGAACTGGAAAATGCGGTTATTTCTGCCAATTCTGGTATGCCCCTTGACGACAGCATGGGCATGAATTTCTGTTCCAGAGTCAATTTCAACGTTAGCACCAACAATGGCAAAGGGTCCGACTTTTACGTCCGGTGCCAGAACAGCACTCGAATCAATAATGGCAGTCGGATGGATCAATTCATCTAGAACAGTATTTGATTCTTGGCTGGAACGGGAATCAATCAAGACTATAGTTCCTTTCTTGCACAGGTTATTTCAGCAGAGCAGACCATCTTACCATTAACCTCCCCATGACAGGAGAACTTCCAGATATTTCTTTTCATGGCCACAAATTTGGCCCTGAGCAATACCTGATCACTGGGCACAACAGGATGACGAAAACGAACCTTATCAGCCCCTGCAAAATAGTAAATACTGCGATCTTCTTTCTCTCTGACTTTCATCTGGAATCCCAGAATACCGGCTGCCTGTGCCATGGACTCAATCAATAGCACGCCCGGCATAACAGGATGATCAGGAAAGTGGCCGGTAAATTGAGGTTCATTGACGGAAATATTTTTGAGGCATTCAATGACATTTCTCTCCAGATCCACAGAAATCACTCTATCGACCAAAAGAAAAGGATAGCGGTGAGCCAGTATGGACTGAACTTCCTGAACATTGATCATGCAATTGAACTCATCAGCTTTGTCAGCAAAGACTATGGAACGCCTGCCTCCAGCAGTCCAGATGATATTGAATACCCTACTCACTGCAACAAGAGGCTGGTAAACAAGACGCTTGGCAATAGATGGCGACCGCGTGGCAAATCAAACGGGTTTCACTCTTCGAGTCGTCGTTCACACCGTTTCAGACGTTTGGCCATATCATCTAGCCTCCGGAAGCGGACCGCGTTCTTTCTCCACTCCCCCGCATCCATGATGCCTGTCCCGGATGCATAGGCACCTGAACGGGATATGGACTTGGTGACCATCGCCATTCCAGACAGATGAACATGATCAGCAATAGTGATATGACCCGCAAGACCCGAAGCACCAGCAATGGTGCAATATTCACCAACCCTGGTGCTACCGGAAATGCCAACATTAGCAGCAATAGCAGTGTGCTTTCCTATCACTACGTTATGAGCGATCTGTACAAGATTGTCGATCCTGACTCCGTCATGTATTACCGTATCCCCCAGCGCGCCACGATCAATACAGGTGCAGGAACCAATCTCTACATCGTTACCGATAACCACCCCACCGATCTGGGCAATTTTATGCCACTGCCCGTCCAATCGGGCGTTGCCAAAGCCGTCAGCCCCGATAACCGCATTAGCATGAATAATACTGCGCTCACCAATAAAGACACCGTGACAGACTGAAACATTCCGACAGATATGACTGTTCTTACCGATTACAGTGTCATGACCAATCACAGCACCGGCATCAATGCGAACACCCTCAGAGATCTGAACTCCGGACTCAATTACTACTTTTGGGCCGATTGCGGCCGTTGGATGAATCCCGGCGTCTGAAGCAATAACTGCGGAGGGATGGATACCTTCAGGCAACCCCTTATCGGTATCAAACAGGTGAGAGAGAGAAGCATACCCCAGATAAGGATTATCCAGAATCAATGCATTCCCGGCCCAGGCTTCAGCCTGATCCGGAGCCAGAATAACGGCACTGGCCCCTGTAGTCTCAAGATAGCGAGCGTAGGCGGGGTTCGCTAAAAAGGCCAGCTCCCCAGCAACAGCATCCTGAAGCGTATTCAGGCCAGAGATACACCCCTCACGATCACCCTTGAGTTCAGCACCCAATCTGTCAGCCAACTCAGACAAGGTAAAGGAAAAAGACTGTTTCATGAATCACTTCAACTTATTCATACGCTCAATCACCTTACGGGTGATGTCAAAACCGGGCTTAACGAAACGTGCAGCACCACGCTCCAGAACCAGATCATAGTCCTGCTCTTTCGACACTTCCTCAATCGCTTTATCAAGCTTCGGTCTCAGCTTACCCAGTTCGGTCTGGTCAGAACGGGCTTTTTCGCTTCGCAGCTGCCGATCTTGCAGTTGCAGATCTTCAAACTTACGCTTGATCTGGACCTGACGATTCTCACGCTGGCCCTCGGTTAAAGTAGGACCGTCTTTCTGCAGTTTTTGCTCCATTACTCTGATTTCTTCCTGCAGTGCTTTGAGCTGCTTGATTTTAGGAGCAAACATCTTTTCAGCTTCTTTGGCATATTTTTTGGCAGCGTCTGACTCCAGAACAGCCATCTCAGAATCCACAACAGCGATTTTTTGTGCCTGAGCTAATGGAGATAGCAGCAGCAGAGCAACAAACGCCAATTTGATCGATTTCAAGTTCTTTCTCCTGAATAAAAACGCAAAGTCCAAAACAGAGTATACCTTTGTATACCAGAAACTCTCTAAAGCCTGAAACAATCGCCTGATAAATTCTGAAACAGCTTCAAAGCTTTCCTAAAGCGACGTGCGAGAACACTCTAATTATAATGAAATGGTATTATATCGCATCTATTTATACTGCTCTGCTTGTATAGAATCAGTAAAAACTAATTCTTTCTCTTGGCAAAAAAAGTGTGCATTAATGGTATATAAAATCTTCGTTCGATGTTATCGGCTCACAGGAAT
This window harbors:
- the fabZ gene encoding 3-hydroxyacyl-ACP dehydratase FabZ, which codes for MINVQEVQSILAHRYPFLLVDRVISVDLERNVIECLKNISVNEPQFTGHFPDHPVMPGVLLIESMAQAAGILGFQMKVREKEDRSIYYFAGADKVRFRHPVVPSDQVLLRAKFVAMKRNIWKFSCHGEVNGKMVCSAEITCARKEL
- the lpxA gene encoding acyl-ACP--UDP-N-acetylglucosamine O-acyltransferase is translated as MIHPTAIIDSSAVLAPDVKVGPFAIVGANVEIDSGTEIHAHAVVKGHTRIGRNNRIFQFASVGEDCQDLKYAGETTWLEIGDNNVIREGCTIHRGTTQDNSITRIGSNNLLMAYVHVAHDCIVGNNIILANNATLAGHVRIGDGVILGGFTTVHQFCVIGDFSMSAAHTALFKDVPAFVMVSGNPAKAHGMNFEGMRRRGYSPELIRELRQCYKLIYRQGLRTNEALDRLESMKRQPQIQLLIDSLKASTRGITR
- a CDS encoding OmpH family outer membrane protein, which produces MKSIKLAFVALLLLSPLAQAQKIAVVDSEMAVLESDAAKKYAKEAEKMFAPKIKQLKALQEEIRVMEQKLQKDGPTLTEGQRENRQVQIKRKFEDLQLQDRQLRSEKARSDQTELGKLRPKLDKAIEEVSKEQDYDLVLERGAARFVKPGFDITRKVIERMNKLK
- the lpxD gene encoding UDP-3-O-(3-hydroxymyristoyl)glucosamine N-acyltransferase codes for the protein MKQSFSFTLSELADRLGAELKGDREGCISGLNTLQDAVAGELAFLANPAYARYLETTGASAVILAPDQAEAWAGNALILDNPYLGYASLSHLFDTDKGLPEGIHPSAVIASDAGIHPTAAIGPKVVIESGVQISEGVRIDAGAVIGHDTVIGKNSHICRNVSVCHGVFIGERSIIHANAVIGADGFGNARLDGQWHKIAQIGGVVIGNDVEIGSCTCIDRGALGDTVIHDGVRIDNLVQIAHNVVIGKHTAIAANVGISGSTRVGEYCTIAGASGLAGHITIADHVHLSGMAMVTKSISRSGAYASGTGIMDAGEWRKNAVRFRRLDDMAKRLKRCERRLEE